The sequence GCCGATCGCGTAGGCTACCTGGACCTCGGCACGGCGTGCCAAGCCAGCGGCAACTACGTTCTTGGCGACCCAGCGCATGGCGTAGGCGGCCGAACGGTCGACCTTGGAAGGATCCTTGCCGGAGAACGCGCCGCCGCCGTGGCGGGCGAATCCACCGTAGGTGTCCACGATGATCTTGCGGCCGGTCAATCCGGCATCGCCCACTGGACCGCCGATGATGAACGGACCCGATGGGTTCAAGATGACCTTGGTGTTCGAGGTATCCAGGCCCGAGCGCTCCAGGATCGGAGTGACGACCTCTTCGTGCAGGTCGGCCTTCAGCGTTGCCAGCTCGTATTCGGCGGCGTGCTGGCTGGAAACGACCACGGTGTCCACCGAGACCGGCTTGTCGCCGTCGTAGCCGATGGTGACCTGGGTCTTGCCATCCGGGCGCAGCAGCGGCATGCGGCCGTTCTTGCGGACCTGGGTCAGGCGCTCGGAGAGGCGGTGCGCCAGGAAGATCGAGGTAGGCATCAGCGAATCGGTTTCATCCGAGGCGTAGCCGAACATCAGGCCCTGGTCGCCGGCGCCCTGCATGTCGCGCGGGTCCTTGGCGGTGCCTTCGCGGGACTCCAGCGAGTTGAAGACGCCGTCGTGGATTTCCTGGGACTGCTGGCCGATGGACACAGACACGCCGCAGCGCGCCCCGTCGAAGCCGTTGGCCGAGGAGTCGTAGCCGATGTCCAAAATGGTCTTGCGGACGATCTCAGGGATCTCCACATAGCCGTTGGTGGTCACCTCTCCGGCCACATGCACCAGTCCGGTGGTGGTCAGGGTCTCGACGGCGACCTTGGAGTCCGGGTCCTGGGCCAGCATGGCATCGAGGATCGCGTCCGAAATCTGGTCGCAAATCTTGTCCGGGTGTCCCTCGGTCACGGATTCCGAGGTGAAAAGACGAAGTTCAGGGGTTGTTGAAGTCACCGTATTACTCTATCTGGTCTGGTGGACCGGTAAGCAGATCTGGTACGTTTCGTGACCAAGCACCGCATGGCGCAGCTCACTTTGTTACCGCTGCATGACTTTATATTGCGTTTGAGATCTGCTCGATGACCACGCGGGCCACTTCGAGCTTGGAGCCGGAGGATTCGACCGCGGCGCTTCCATCGGCGAAAAGCACGTGGATGGCGTTGGTTTCCTGCCCGAAGGTCAGCGACGCTCCCACCTCGTTGACCACGAGCATCTCGCAGCCCTTGCGCTCCAGCTTGGCCTGGCCGTATTCCAGCACCGTGCCCTGCTCGTCCCCGGTCTCCGCGGCGAAACCGACAATGAATTCGGGCAATGCCGGTTCATCCTTGCGAGCTGCGACTATGTCGGCCAGGATGTCCGGGTTGCGCACCAGCTCGATCACCGGAGCCGAATGCTCGTCGCGCTTCTTGATCTTGGA comes from Glutamicibacter arilaitensis Re117 and encodes:
- the metK gene encoding methionine adenosyltransferase; translated protein: MTSTTPELRLFTSESVTEGHPDKICDQISDAILDAMLAQDPDSKVAVETLTTTGLVHVAGEVTTNGYVEIPEIVRKTILDIGYDSSANGFDGARCGVSVSIGQQSQEIHDGVFNSLESREGTAKDPRDMQGAGDQGLMFGYASDETDSLMPTSIFLAHRLSERLTQVRKNGRMPLLRPDGKTQVTIGYDGDKPVSVDTVVVSSQHAAEYELATLKADLHEEVVTPILERSGLDTSNTKVILNPSGPFIIGGPVGDAGLTGRKIIVDTYGGFARHGGGAFSGKDPSKVDRSAAYAMRWVAKNVVAAGLARRAEVQVAYAIGVARPVGLYVETFGTETVDPAKITKAINEVFDLRPLGIIEDLDLKRPIYRKTAAHGHFGREDNDFTWEKLDRVDALRNWFNA